A region of Lepeophtheirus salmonis chromosome 13, UVic_Lsal_1.4, whole genome shotgun sequence DNA encodes the following proteins:
- the LOC121128055 gene encoding uncharacterized protein, giving the protein MDTVLKIGSSSSQVDIHPFGATVIGWKYNNVDLLFLSSKAITDGSKAIRGGIPICFPQFGPWTAGPQHGFARSKPWKLTKKDDNTAVAILQHDDETLKLWPYNFEFIYTIKVLEDKKLSFQMEVHNKSVKEFDFTFCFHTYFNVPDVKKCAIEGLNNLEYIDKVKGGAKTNESRPKVTISDSTDSIYLSAPDVITLHGAQNGHSIQIKKSGIKDVVVWNPWIENAKKMSDFGDEEYTNMVCVEPANAIDRVVIKPESSWVGKVELEVV; this is encoded by the exons ATGGATACAGTATTAAAAATTGGAAGTAGCTCAAGCCAAGTGGACATCCATCCTTTTGGTGCAACTGTTATCGGATGGAAATACAACAATGTGGATTTACTTTTCCTTTCTTCAAAAGCTATAACGGATGGATCCAAAGCCATCCGAGGAGGAATACCCATTTGTTTCCCTCAATTTGGACCCTGGACTGCTGGCCCTCAGCATGGTTTTGCACGTAGTAAGCCTTGGAAGTTGACCAAAAAAGACGATAATACTGCTGTAGCCATTTTGCAACACGATGATGAAACTCTCAAACTCTGGCCgtataattttgaattcatttatacGATCAAAGTCCTCGAAGACAAGAAATTGTCTTTTCAAATGGAAGTTCATAATAAATCAGTGAAGGAATTTGACTTTACATTCTGTTTTCATACGTATTTTAACGTTCCTGATGTTAAAAAATGTGCAATTGAG GGACTGAACAATCTCGAATATATCGACAAAGTAAAGGGTGGGGCTAAAACCAATGAGTCTAGGCCAAAAGTTACGATCTCTGATTCCACAGATAGTATTTACTTATCTGCTCCGGATGTAATTACTCTCCATGGTGCTCAAAATGGACATTctattcaaataaagaaatctgGTATCAAGGATGTGGTAGTCTGGAATCCTTGGATTGAAAATGCAAAGAAAATGTCCGACTTTGGCGATGAAGAATATACAAACATGGTGTGTGTAGAACCTGCAAACGCAATAGATAGAGTTGTGATCAAGCCGGAGTCATCCTGGGTGGGAAAAGTTGAATTAGAAGTTGTTTAA